A part of Sulfurimonas sp. HSL-1716 genomic DNA contains:
- a CDS encoding DJ-1 family glyoxalase III: protein MATVLVPLAAGFEEIEAVSIIDTVRRSSIEVIVASVDGNADVQGGHGITVKTDTSIKNISADDIDMIVLPGGWGGTKILAEDLKVQSLLKEMDQKGKQIGAICAAPFALGKAGVLKEKFTCYPSVEADIDHKGYDATKKVVSDKNILTSRGPGTAICFGLEIIKILLGDDAKEKAKGGLLADYCE, encoded by the coding sequence ATGGCAACTGTTTTAGTACCTTTAGCAGCCGGATTTGAAGAGATCGAGGCGGTATCGATCATCGATACTGTAAGACGCTCTTCCATAGAGGTCATTGTGGCTTCAGTCGATGGAAATGCCGATGTACAAGGTGGACACGGTATAACCGTGAAAACAGATACAAGTATAAAAAATATAAGTGCCGATGATATCGACATGATTGTGCTTCCCGGAGGCTGGGGCGGAACAAAAATCTTAGCCGAAGATCTGAAAGTACAATCCCTTTTAAAAGAGATGGATCAAAAAGGTAAGCAGATAGGAGCCATCTGTGCCGCTCCGTTTGCACTGGGCAAAGCGGGTGTGCTAAAAGAGAAGTTTACCTGTTATCCGTCTGTTGAAGCAGATATAGATCATAAAGGATATGATGCCACTAAAAAAGTGGTGAGCGATAAAAATATCCTTACTTCACGCGGTCCGGGAACGGCTATCTGCTTTGGACTCGAGATCATAAAGATACTGCTTGGAGACGATGCGAAAGAGAAAGCAAAAGGCGGACTTTTAGCAGATTATTGCGAGTAA
- a CDS encoding EAL domain-containing protein codes for MYLHALNLINDLVFIHDSEYKIVFANNAYLRLCGKKLEEVAGRPYYKILPLQEAPFKGCLKELDSDDDYENSETVIFDNHSYLSRALKFKLPDIAAPVFIHVLEKIIFSPQILTILNHIPQKIFIKDLNLKYLFCNKYYADDLKLASPELIVGKDDMDFHTKEIAKKYRFDDLRIIKERRSQTFEEPYVLDGKTSIVRTFKTPFCDHNGHVIGIFGIFEDVTEQVSHRQTMLQLHTLLDTIPDLVWLKDKEGVFLVCNPVFERFVGAKEEVIIGKTDYDFVDKELADLFREKDKLAMSSDKPNINEEWVTFADDGHKSLLETIKTPMYDDKHDLIGVLGIARDITERYENQEHIKRLNRIYATLSQCNMDIVHSTNADELFEKICKNAVELGDMSMAWIGIIDKETKMVHPVASHGDENRYLKGIEISVDKNSLSGVGPTGISIREDHPVWCQDFMNDPSTKPWHEKGERMGWKSSASLPIRKGGEVIGAFTLYSKIKNGFDPMSQKLIEEIAMDVSFAMENFEREAKRKESENRLKKTEKLLEDMSQVAHIGGWDFDPQTGAGEWTAEVARIHDMDPDDPTSKEMGLSVYDDVHLKKIQDAIDKAVKYGISYDLELKMTTLKGNEKWVRVIGTPVIKKEKVVRIRGSMQDITIQKTAQERIQWLAHFDALTELPNRALFNDRVQHSIKIAQRMNNPLSVLSLDLDNFKNINDTLGHDIGDLLLVEVSSRIKSVMREEDTLSRQGGDEFIMLLPGTDADGAAHVAEKITEVISRPYRIKHQELYITPSIGIAMYPIDGEDFQTLFQSADAAMYHAKHDGRNCYRFFTSEIQSRAARNLELENGLRHALERNEFELHYQPQIQLGTNRLVGAEALIRWRHPKLGMISPAEFVPIAENGGQIIAIGEWVLRTALRQLKEWIENGIEPFVMAINISAIQFRHPKLVSSVLDILQEFGLPPESIELELTEGVAMENPLKAIDIMNEFHQNKIRMAIDDFGTGYSSMSYLKKFSVHKLKIDRSFIQEITHNLDDRMIVKTIINMAHNLNMKTIAEGVETKDQLELLRQSRCDEIQGYYFSKPLPSKEFEAFVGSRVKIKKNE; via the coding sequence ATGTACTTGCATGCTTTAAATCTTATAAATGATTTGGTATTCATACATGATAGCGAATATAAAATAGTGTTTGCAAACAATGCCTATTTAAGACTCTGCGGAAAAAAACTCGAAGAGGTCGCAGGACGGCCTTATTATAAAATCCTGCCCCTGCAAGAAGCTCCTTTTAAAGGATGTCTCAAGGAGCTTGACAGCGATGATGATTACGAGAACAGCGAGACCGTGATTTTCGATAATCACTCCTACTTAAGCCGGGCGTTGAAATTCAAGCTTCCCGATATCGCCGCTCCGGTCTTTATCCATGTTCTTGAAAAGATCATCTTCTCGCCGCAGATACTTACGATCTTAAACCACATTCCCCAAAAAATATTTATAAAAGACCTCAATCTAAAATATCTTTTTTGCAACAAATATTACGCAGATGATCTCAAGCTCGCCTCGCCCGAGCTGATCGTAGGAAAAGACGATATGGATTTTCATACCAAAGAGATCGCCAAAAAATACCGTTTTGATGATCTGCGTATTATCAAAGAAAGAAGATCGCAGACCTTTGAAGAACCCTATGTTCTGGATGGCAAAACTTCGATAGTGCGTACGTTCAAAACGCCGTTTTGCGATCATAACGGGCATGTAATAGGGATCTTCGGCATCTTTGAAGATGTCACGGAACAGGTGTCGCATAGACAGACTATGCTGCAGCTCCATACGCTTTTGGACACCATACCCGATCTTGTCTGGTTAAAGGACAAAGAGGGCGTATTTCTTGTGTGCAATCCCGTATTTGAACGGTTTGTCGGAGCCAAGGAAGAGGTTATAATCGGAAAGACCGATTATGATTTCGTAGACAAAGAGCTCGCGGATCTCTTTAGGGAAAAAGACAAATTGGCGATGAGCTCGGATAAGCCGAACATCAATGAGGAGTGGGTCACCTTTGCCGATGACGGGCACAAATCACTGCTGGAGACGATAAAAACTCCTATGTATGACGATAAACATGATCTCATAGGCGTACTTGGGATCGCAAGGGACATCACCGAGCGATACGAAAATCAAGAGCACATAAAACGGCTTAACCGCATATATGCGACGCTCAGTCAATGCAACATGGATATCGTGCACTCTACAAATGCCGATGAACTCTTTGAAAAGATCTGTAAAAATGCTGTGGAACTTGGAGACATGAGCATGGCTTGGATAGGTATCATTGACAAAGAGACCAAGATGGTGCACCCGGTAGCATCGCATGGAGATGAAAACCGTTATCTTAAAGGTATTGAAATCTCGGTAGATAAAAACAGTCTTTCGGGAGTAGGGCCGACAGGTATTTCCATTCGGGAAGATCATCCTGTATGGTGTCAGGATTTTATGAACGATCCGTCTACGAAACCGTGGCATGAAAAAGGCGAGAGGATGGGCTGGAAATCTTCGGCATCTCTTCCGATACGCAAAGGCGGCGAAGTGATCGGAGCTTTTACGCTGTATTCCAAGATCAAAAACGGATTTGATCCGATGAGTCAAAAACTGATAGAAGAGATAGCGATGGATGTCAGTTTCGCTATGGAAAACTTTGAACGCGAAGCCAAACGCAAAGAATCCGAAAACCGATTGAAAAAAACGGAAAAGCTTCTTGAGGATATGAGCCAGGTTGCTCACATAGGAGGGTGGGACTTTGATCCGCAAACAGGTGCAGGGGAGTGGACGGCAGAGGTTGCACGTATCCATGACATGGACCCGGATGATCCGACCTCAAAAGAGATGGGACTGAGCGTTTATGACGATGTGCATTTAAAAAAGATTCAAGATGCGATCGACAAAGCGGTGAAATACGGTATATCATATGATTTGGAACTGAAAATGACGACTCTCAAAGGCAATGAAAAATGGGTAAGAGTGATAGGCACGCCCGTGATAAAAAAGGAGAAAGTCGTCCGTATCCGCGGTTCTATGCAGGATATTACGATCCAAAAAACCGCACAGGAGAGGATACAGTGGCTGGCGCACTTTGACGCTTTGACCGAACTTCCAAACAGAGCTTTGTTCAATGACAGGGTTCAGCATTCTATCAAGATCGCACAGCGTATGAACAATCCGCTTTCCGTACTCTCTTTAGATCTTGATAACTTTAAAAATATAAACGATACCTTAGGGCATGATATAGGCGACTTGCTGCTTGTCGAGGTCTCTTCGCGTATAAAATCCGTAATGAGAGAGGAAGATACTCTTTCAAGACAGGGTGGAGATGAGTTTATCATGCTGCTTCCGGGTACGGATGCAGACGGAGCGGCCCATGTCGCGGAAAAAATAACCGAAGTCATCTCCCGGCCATACCGTATCAAACATCAGGAACTCTATATAACACCTTCGATCGGCATAGCTATGTATCCTATAGACGGTGAAGATTTTCAAACGCTGTTTCAGTCTGCGGACGCTGCCATGTACCATGCAAAGCATGACGGACGCAACTGTTACCGTTTCTTTACTTCCGAGATACAGTCGCGCGCGGCCCGCAATCTGGAACTGGAAAACGGTCTGCGTCATGCGCTGGAGAGAAATGAGTTCGAGCTCCATTATCAACCGCAAATACAACTCGGTACGAACCGCCTTGTCGGAGCCGAAGCATTGATCAGGTGGAGACATCCTAAGCTCGGTATGATTTCGCCTGCAGAGTTTGTACCCATAGCCGAAAACGGAGGGCAGATCATAGCCATAGGCGAATGGGTGCTTCGTACAGCCTTAAGACAGCTAAAAGAGTGGATAGAAAACGGAATCGAGCCTTTTGTCATGGCCATCAATATCTCTGCGATACAGTTCCGCCATCCCAAACTTGTCTCATCTGTGCTCGATATACTGCAAGAGTTCGGGCTTCCTCCTGAGAGTATTGAACTGGAACTCACAGAGGGGGTGGCGATGGAAAACCCTCTTAAGGCGATAGATATCATGAACGAGTTTCATCAAAACAAGATTCGTATGGCGATCGATGATTTTGGAACGGGATACTCTTCGATGAGCTATCTAAAAAAATTCAGCGTGCACAAGCTTAAGATAGACCGCTCTTTCATACAGGAGATAACCCATAACCTCGATGACAGGATGATAGTAAAAACCATCATCAATATGGCTCACAATCTCAATATGAAGACAATTGCCGAAGGAGTCGAGACAAAAGATCAGCTCGAACTGCTGCGGCAAAGCAGATGCGACGAGATACAGGGATACTATTTCAGCAAGCCTCTGCCTTCAAAAGAGTTCGAGGCATTTGTCGGATCAAGAGTAAAAATCAAAAAAAATGAATGA
- the hoxE gene encoding bidirectional hydrogenase complex protein HoxE — protein MTDAADNRYKLIEQTMKKLGYDKSALIETLHVAQESFGYLQKDVLKFIAKRLKAPYSKVYGVATFYHHFTLKPQGKHSVIVCLGTACYIKGSKKILESIEERFGVKVGQTTPDGILSLLSARCVGSCSIAPVAIYDNKVKGRLSIEESLEKIEEILR, from the coding sequence ATGACCGATGCGGCTGACAACAGATATAAACTGATCGAACAGACCATGAAAAAGCTCGGATACGACAAAAGCGCGCTCATCGAGACGCTTCATGTCGCCCAAGAGAGTTTTGGTTATCTGCAAAAAGATGTGTTGAAGTTTATTGCAAAGCGGCTCAAAGCTCCCTACTCCAAAGTGTACGGCGTCGCCACTTTTTATCATCATTTTACGCTCAAACCTCAAGGAAAACACAGTGTGATCGTCTGTCTGGGAACGGCTTGCTACATCAAAGGCTCAAAAAAGATACTTGAGAGCATAGAGGAAAGATTCGGCGTCAAAGTCGGTCAGACGACGCCTGATGGCATACTGTCGCTGCTGAGTGCCAGATGCGTCGGTTCTTGTTCCATCGCTCCCGTAGCCATTTACGACAACAAGGTAAAGGGCAGACTGTCCATAGAAGAATCGTTAGAAAAGATAGAGGAGATACTCCGATGA
- the efp gene encoding elongation factor P, protein MATIGMGDIKKNVRLEISDVPYKVVEFQHVKPGKGAAFVRMKVKSFLNGKVIEKTVHAGDKFEVPVIEYKTMQYLYDDGEMLQFMDNDTYDQIGLTYDQCDDAMKWLKDGTTVDMIFYKGSAISVSAPETMELVVTDTPPNFKGDTSSGSKKPATLETGAVIQVPYHILEGDTIKVNTVEGEYLEKVK, encoded by the coding sequence ATGGCAACAATAGGTATGGGTGATATCAAAAAAAATGTACGTTTGGAGATCTCTGACGTACCGTACAAAGTAGTCGAGTTTCAACACGTAAAACCGGGCAAAGGCGCGGCTTTCGTACGTATGAAGGTAAAAAGCTTTTTAAACGGAAAGGTCATAGAAAAGACAGTTCACGCAGGTGATAAGTTCGAAGTTCCCGTGATTGAATACAAGACCATGCAGTACCTTTATGACGACGGTGAGATGCTGCAGTTCATGGATAACGACACTTACGATCAGATAGGTCTTACTTACGATCAGTGCGATGATGCTATGAAATGGTTAAAAGACGGCACTACCGTCGATATGATCTTTTATAAAGGCTCTGCTATCTCCGTAAGCGCACCTGAAACTATGGAGCTTGTCGTGACCGACACTCCTCCCAACTTCAAAGGCGATACTTCAAGCGGAAGCAAAAAGCCTGCGACTTTAGAGACTGGTGCTGTGATTCAAGTACCTTACCATATCTTAGAGGGCGATACCATCAAAGTAAACACGGTAGAGGGCGAGTATCTGGAAAAAGTAAAATAA
- a CDS encoding efflux RND transporter permease subunit: MKGRSFFLYILKNKLAILLVIFLLAGIGYKLSFSLPKGVLPNVFFPRIEVSIENGYSPIRQMLFSVTKPSEEALKTVQDVQKIVSSTSIGSTDISLYFNWNIDPYLAYQLVQSRIADIKSRIPSDAVITIRQATPSIYPVAIYSIGSDTLSRTQLSEKLYYELKPLFLSIDGVYDIQIKAPAWSEYKLLLDAKKIRAYDLDVQAIIERLKAQNLIDFLGLIKDYHRQYVLSLYQKSQDSSKLLNLDIGLSNGRSVKLGDIALLVKKTNPIKTLSATKGFKNSVVFNLLRQPKANAVDVVKRFNDKLQELAPKLKKEQIEIKNYYDGTEFVNQAIKSVTDAILMGGIIAVLIVFFFLRKLKLSLISLFIIPITFLITVIGMKLANIDLNIFSLAGMAAALGGLIDQMIIVIENIERHFKKGLSKKEAVIEGSKEILPIMAIATFLAILIFIPLLLVSGIVGLFFKQLAFVLVVTYFISQLIAVFLTPVIAYVALPKSEDEKPDILESLISRYKVFLLKSMRYAWVSVPIILGGFVLSWYLYEHIPSTFLPKWDEGNIVVDLVLPPGTSLEQSGDEFKAVGDILDRTPEVKGWTMRIGTALGQISTQSNQGDFLVTLKHDRDKSSFEVIKELRKQIESQIPNLEELGLSQVLEDRLGDIMGADAPISVMLFGSDPDKLIKEGYRLRDSLKSIKNIEEVNVLTSYASPSINVRLKPDASALYGIDENTLISQIRSMYYGEVVASVAEGEKLINIRVLMDRPRRDPIAYLQKELLIYSVKYKKNIPLSSVADISYQNKVAEVTHYNLSPVCVLGIRFNGNDMSQAVKDIRQTIDNSSLPSDITTDINGFYKEQQRSFQEMSYVVLFAVMIIFIGLLLNFSSLKIAFNILVALLFTLTGVFIALKLTGKPLDITAFMGMLIVLSIVINNNVLIYNLYQTNFSKYDDEKSRIIHAVSVRIRPVLMTMFSNAFALLPIALAIGSGTQIIQDLAIAIMGGLFFAIIVNLYVMPLFFYFMQKRMKNGHQIR; the protein is encoded by the coding sequence ATGAAAGGACGAAGTTTTTTTCTGTACATTCTAAAAAATAAACTGGCCATTTTGCTTGTCATTTTTTTGCTTGCCGGCATCGGTTACAAACTCTCATTCTCATTGCCAAAAGGCGTTTTACCCAATGTCTTTTTTCCTCGCATAGAGGTGAGCATAGAAAACGGTTACTCCCCGATACGGCAGATGCTCTTCTCCGTCACAAAACCTAGCGAAGAAGCATTAAAGACCGTTCAGGACGTTCAAAAGATCGTATCTAGCACTTCGATAGGCTCTACGGACATAAGCCTCTATTTCAACTGGAACATCGACCCTTATCTGGCGTATCAGCTGGTCCAATCCCGTATCGCCGATATTAAGAGCCGCATCCCAAGCGATGCGGTGATAACGATACGCCAGGCGACTCCGAGCATCTATCCCGTAGCCATCTACTCCATCGGTTCGGATACGCTCTCCCGCACGCAGCTCAGCGAAAAACTTTACTATGAGCTCAAACCTCTTTTTCTTTCCATCGACGGAGTCTACGACATTCAGATAAAAGCGCCTGCATGGAGCGAATACAAACTGCTGCTCGATGCCAAAAAGATACGCGCTTACGATCTTGACGTTCAAGCGATCATAGAGAGGCTCAAGGCACAAAATCTCATAGATTTTTTGGGACTTATCAAAGATTATCACCGTCAGTATGTTCTCTCACTTTATCAAAAGAGCCAAGACAGTTCCAAACTGCTGAATCTGGATATCGGTCTCTCAAACGGAAGGTCGGTCAAACTGGGAGACATCGCCTTGCTGGTAAAAAAGACGAATCCTATCAAAACACTGAGCGCCACGAAAGGCTTTAAAAACAGCGTCGTATTTAATCTTTTGCGTCAGCCAAAAGCAAATGCGGTGGATGTCGTCAAAAGGTTCAATGACAAACTTCAAGAACTTGCTCCAAAACTTAAAAAAGAGCAGATCGAAATAAAAAACTATTATGACGGCACGGAGTTTGTAAACCAAGCCATCAAAAGCGTTACCGACGCCATCCTTATGGGCGGTATTATCGCCGTTTTGATCGTATTCTTTTTTCTCAGAAAACTAAAACTTTCGCTGATATCCCTTTTTATCATCCCCATCACGTTTCTCATCACCGTCATCGGAATGAAACTGGCGAATATAGACCTCAATATATTCTCGCTTGCCGGTATGGCCGCAGCCTTAGGCGGACTCATCGATCAGATGATAATCGTCATAGAAAACATTGAACGCCATTTTAAAAAAGGCCTCTCAAAAAAAGAAGCGGTCATAGAGGGTTCCAAAGAGATACTCCCCATCATGGCCATTGCAACGTTTTTAGCCATTCTTATCTTCATTCCGCTTTTACTCGTCAGCGGCATCGTAGGACTTTTTTTCAAACAGCTTGCTTTCGTCCTTGTCGTGACCTATTTCATATCACAGCTGATCGCTGTTTTTTTGACTCCCGTTATCGCCTATGTCGCACTGCCAAAAAGCGAAGATGAGAAACCGGATATTTTAGAATCGCTGATCAGTAGATATAAAGTGTTTTTGCTTAAATCGATGCGCTATGCCTGGGTTTCTGTTCCGATCATCTTAGGCGGTTTTGTTCTTAGCTGGTATCTTTATGAGCATATCCCCTCGACCTTTCTCCCAAAATGGGACGAAGGAAATATCGTCGTAGACCTCGTACTTCCTCCGGGAACATCATTAGAACAGAGCGGTGATGAGTTTAAGGCCGTAGGAGATATTTTAGACAGGACGCCGGAGGTCAAAGGGTGGACCATGCGTATCGGCACGGCTTTAGGACAGATTAGCACACAATCAAATCAAGGAGATTTTCTGGTAACACTCAAGCATGACAGGGACAAAAGCTCTTTTGAAGTTATAAAAGAGCTTAGAAAGCAGATAGAATCTCAAATCCCCAACCTTGAAGAGCTCGGACTTTCTCAGGTGCTAGAAGACAGACTCGGAGATATCATGGGGGCCGACGCACCGATCTCGGTCATGCTCTTTGGTTCAGACCCCGATAAACTCATAAAAGAGGGATACCGCTTGAGAGATTCTCTGAAATCGATCAAAAACATAGAGGAGGTCAATGTCCTGACATCGTATGCATCGCCTTCTATTAACGTGCGTTTAAAACCCGATGCCTCAGCTCTTTACGGCATCGATGAGAACACACTGATCTCACAGATCAGAAGTATGTATTACGGAGAGGTAGTAGCTTCTGTTGCAGAGGGGGAAAAGCTCATCAACATACGGGTGCTTATGGATCGTCCGCGCCGGGATCCTATCGCCTATCTTCAAAAAGAGCTTCTTATATATTCTGTTAAATATAAAAAAAACATCCCTCTTTCAAGCGTCGCAGACATATCTTATCAAAACAAGGTTGCTGAGGTCACACATTATAACCTTTCTCCCGTATGCGTTCTGGGGATCAGGTTTAACGGCAACGATATGTCCCAGGCCGTGAAAGATATCAGACAAACGATAGACAATTCATCTCTGCCTTCTGACATCACGACCGATATAAACGGTTTTTACAAAGAGCAGCAGAGATCGTTTCAGGAGATGAGCTATGTCGTCTTGTTTGCCGTCATGATAATCTTCATAGGCCTGCTGCTGAATTTCAGTAGTCTCAAGATCGCTTTTAATATCCTTGTTGCTCTGCTTTTTACGCTTACGGGCGTCTTCATAGCGCTGAAACTCACAGGAAAACCTCTTGATATTACCGCTTTTATGGGAATGCTCATTGTACTCAGTATAGTCATTAACAATAATGTTCTGATATATAATCTTTATCAGACGAACTTTTCGAAATACGACGATGAAAAGAGCAGGATCATCCATGCCGTGTCCGTACGCATCCGCCCCGTTCTTATGACGATGTTCTCGAATGCTTTCGCACTTCTTCCGATCGCTTTGGCCATAGGTAGCGGAACTCAGATCATACAGGATCTGGCCATCGCGATCATGGGTGGATTATTTTTCGCGATTATAGTAAACTTATACGTTATGCCTCTGTTTTTTTATTTTATGCAAAAAAGGATGAAAAATGGACATCAAATACGCTGA
- a CDS encoding FAD/NAD(P)-binding oxidoreductase, translating into MKNDNLIELFKTGAAKGQMSRREAIKLLGISPIAASVLASAGSGSITEAEAADVKGKILIVGGGSGAIMALARLKRAISDPDITVIAPNEIHLYQPGQIFVAAGLMKQADLQKPNSDYITKEVKWIKDEVGGFDADNNTVTTRGGKKVPYDYLIVATGVVNRFDKIQGLKEEDIGTNGITSVYLSDLEHGTARGATATWDWYNELKSAAKTKRPTVLYTQPDTPIKCGGAPQKMLYLSADYLKRDGLGADYYFYTGLKKLFHLPKVDEELTKVQKRYDKIETKFSHFLRSIDVKAKKATFIHAYEKEVIDPDFGDKMMQSFADEVVVKYDFIHVVPPMTPPDALLKSKLVNGDGWLDVDKHTLQHNRYKNVFGIGDVCGIPMGKTGGSARHHGPILTANLIFAMQKKELKEKFDGYTVCPLKTQYGKIIMAEFNYYGSKPTLPFLDYEKPRWMWWEFDRYMLEPMYWHLMLTGLF; encoded by the coding sequence ATGAAAAACGACAACTTGATCGAGTTATTTAAAACAGGTGCCGCCAAAGGGCAGATGTCAAGACGTGAAGCGATCAAGCTGCTCGGGATATCTCCTATCGCTGCATCTGTTCTAGCATCTGCGGGAAGCGGAAGCATCACCGAGGCGGAGGCTGCTGACGTAAAAGGAAAGATACTCATAGTCGGAGGCGGCAGCGGCGCTATCATGGCTTTGGCAAGATTAAAACGCGCTATATCAGACCCGGATATCACCGTCATCGCTCCAAACGAGATACATCTGTATCAGCCGGGACAGATATTCGTGGCTGCGGGACTTATGAAACAAGCAGACCTTCAAAAACCTAACAGCGACTACATCACAAAAGAGGTGAAGTGGATCAAAGACGAAGTAGGCGGCTTCGATGCGGATAACAATACCGTTACTACGCGCGGCGGTAAAAAAGTGCCGTATGATTATCTAATAGTCGCTACGGGCGTCGTAAACCGTTTTGACAAGATACAGGGGTTAAAAGAGGAAGATATAGGAACCAACGGGATCACCAGCGTTTACCTAAGCGATCTCGAACATGGTACGGCCCGCGGAGCGACTGCCACATGGGATTGGTACAATGAACTTAAATCTGCGGCAAAGACCAAAAGACCGACAGTATTATATACACAGCCGGACACTCCAATAAAATGCGGCGGTGCTCCGCAAAAGATGCTTTATCTCAGTGCCGATTATCTCAAACGTGACGGGCTTGGAGCGGATTACTATTTTTATACGGGTTTAAAAAAACTGTTTCATCTGCCTAAAGTGGATGAGGAGCTGACCAAAGTCCAAAAGCGCTATGATAAGATCGAGACGAAATTTTCTCACTTTTTACGCTCCATAGACGTAAAAGCAAAAAAAGCCACTTTCATTCATGCATACGAAAAAGAGGTGATCGATCCGGATTTCGGTGATAAAATGATGCAAAGTTTTGCCGATGAGGTTGTCGTGAAATACGATTTTATCCATGTCGTACCGCCTATGACGCCGCCCGATGCCCTTTTAAAATCAAAACTTGTCAATGGTGATGGATGGCTTGATGTAGACAAACATACGCTGCAGCACAACAGATACAAGAATGTATTTGGTATCGGCGACGTTTGCGGCATCCCTATGGGAAAAACCGGAGGAAGCGCCAGACATCACGGTCCGATCCTGACGGCAAATCTTATCTTTGCTATGCAAAAAAAAGAACTAAAAGAGAAGTTTGACGGCTATACGGTATGTCCGCTCAAGACTCAGTACGGTAAGATCATTATGGCAGAGTTCAATTACTACGGATCAAAGCCGACTCTCCCATTTTTAGATTATGAAAAACCAAGATGGATGTGGTGGGAGTTCGACCGCTATATGCTAGAGCCGATGTACTGGCACTTGATGCTCACGGGACTCTTTTAG